Proteins from one Geomonas agri genomic window:
- a CDS encoding TnsD family Tn7-like transposition protein, whose translation MKFIASSVHWLLNNPLPDNSDELINLNYEAKKVEMGFAHILVPEQVKDNGALKSLLCHKKVAKAFNRCFSDSLLAQLPESLHIAPRSNWIVGFLKDSRKEINPLRHILITRLLQEDIGNMFRPIVAGAVEGRSLGGNTCAASQGLG comes from the coding sequence TTGAAATTTATTGCATCATCAGTTCACTGGCTTTTGAACAACCCACTACCCGACAACTCTGATGAGTTGATAAATCTAAACTATGAAGCCAAGAAGGTTGAAATGGGCTTCGCTCATATCCTTGTACCTGAACAAGTCAAAGATAACGGGGCACTGAAGTCGCTCCTCTGCCATAAAAAAGTGGCAAAAGCCTTCAATAGGTGTTTCAGCGATAGCCTTCTCGCGCAACTGCCGGAGAGTCTACACATAGCACCTCGGTCAAATTGGATTGTTGGGTTCCTAAAGGACAGCAGAAAAGAGATAAATCCGCTGCGGCATATTCTAATAACGCGACTTTTACAAGAAGACATCGGCAACATGTTCCGACCGATCGTAGCCGGGGCTGTGGAAGGGCGAAGCCTTGGTGGAAACACATGTGCTGCCTCCCAAGGGCTCGGGTAA
- a CDS encoding TnsD family transposase, whose amino-acid sequence MLSFFPAPYPDELLYSVCARYHLRSCNASPKASMLELFGSSTACATVDLPNRLQYLCNQLSKGTLITPNRLLSENTMLPLYRPFLPKARLARITKWMLESTRGGSIHVAIGATASTVHHPRYLQFCIECLKADEERFGEAFWHRCHHVPGVHVCHKHGVSLFATEFPVKVQLNKHLFYPLPNLAGGAVEQEAVEASSTAELLIASNVAWLLHANDDEWPGLKWIRRRYLDFLRIRDLATLSGRVYQEQLIREFNAYYGEQFLQRVGCQVQPEGGDSWLSRLVRKPRTASHPLKHILLMGFLGVDVNEFFSGGMVGHSPFGRGPWPCLNPVAPHYKKSVVTHCLITRNSESGKPVGNFICPCGFCYARTGPDGGREDRYRIGRIIQYGPVWESELLRWWQKGIGLRAIARHLGVTSKTVTRHISYLQVRPLQSPATTSNEVDIRRARWIKLRSSFPSAGRKLLRSLAQADYVWLYRHDRDWLKANMPPPLPYSKNRDLRVNWPRRDWEVAAAIQKAQRIIRARLGKPTRVTVSALGKYIGGLFILQHKLHKLPLTGRQLQKVCESKDGFALRRVRRAVEELKRQGQPLTAWRICRIAGMGTEVTDVVQREIDRLILKSTYES is encoded by the coding sequence ATGCTTTCATTTTTTCCTGCGCCATACCCAGATGAACTACTTTACAGCGTATGCGCCAGGTACCATCTGCGTAGTTGCAATGCAAGTCCGAAAGCCTCCATGCTGGAACTATTCGGGTCGTCCACTGCCTGTGCGACCGTCGACCTGCCTAACCGGCTTCAATATCTCTGTAACCAGCTCTCAAAAGGAACGTTGATCACTCCGAACAGGTTGCTTAGCGAAAACACAATGCTGCCTCTGTACCGGCCTTTTTTGCCGAAAGCACGCCTCGCGAGAATAACGAAATGGATGCTGGAGTCAACGCGCGGAGGTAGCATCCATGTGGCCATTGGGGCGACGGCGAGCACCGTCCACCACCCGCGATACCTACAGTTCTGCATTGAGTGTCTCAAAGCGGATGAAGAAAGGTTCGGTGAGGCATTTTGGCATCGTTGTCACCATGTCCCCGGCGTCCATGTATGTCACAAGCACGGAGTGTCTCTATTTGCCACCGAATTCCCGGTGAAGGTGCAATTAAACAAGCACTTGTTCTATCCGCTGCCGAACTTGGCAGGTGGAGCGGTGGAGCAGGAGGCGGTTGAAGCATCAAGTACGGCAGAATTGTTGATCGCTTCAAACGTTGCTTGGCTATTGCATGCGAACGATGACGAATGGCCAGGTCTTAAGTGGATAAGGAGGCGCTATCTGGATTTCTTGCGGATTCGTGATTTGGCAACACTTTCTGGGCGGGTTTATCAAGAGCAGCTTATCCGGGAATTTAATGCGTACTACGGAGAGCAGTTTCTCCAAAGAGTTGGTTGCCAGGTACAGCCGGAGGGTGGGGATAGCTGGCTGAGCAGGCTTGTTCGCAAACCTCGCACAGCTTCTCACCCCCTAAAGCACATCCTCCTCATGGGGTTTCTAGGAGTAGATGTGAATGAATTTTTCAGCGGAGGTATGGTCGGGCACTCTCCTTTTGGTCGTGGCCCCTGGCCTTGTTTGAATCCAGTCGCGCCTCACTACAAGAAATCTGTCGTTACTCATTGCCTAATCACAAGGAATTCTGAGAGCGGGAAGCCTGTTGGGAACTTCATCTGCCCATGTGGTTTTTGTTACGCACGTACGGGACCTGATGGCGGCAGAGAGGACAGGTACAGGATTGGAAGAATTATCCAGTATGGGCCGGTCTGGGAGAGTGAGTTGCTCAGATGGTGGCAAAAAGGAATCGGGTTAAGGGCTATAGCAAGACACCTCGGCGTCACATCTAAGACGGTGACGAGGCACATCTCTTATCTTCAAGTAAGGCCGCTACAAAGTCCTGCAACCACTTCAAATGAAGTCGATATTCGACGGGCAAGGTGGATTAAGCTGCGGTCGTCCTTCCCCAGCGCGGGTCGGAAGCTCTTGAGAAGTCTAGCTCAAGCTGATTATGTCTGGTTGTACAGACACGACCGTGACTGGCTGAAAGCGAATATGCCCCCACCACTGCCCTATTCAAAGAACCGCGACCTACGTGTCAACTGGCCTAGGCGCGACTGGGAAGTGGCCGCTGCTATCCAAAAAGCTCAGAGGATAATTCGCGCCAGGTTGGGAAAACCAACGAGAGTGACTGTGAGCGCTTTAGGCAAGTACATTGGGGGGCTGTTCATCCTGCAGCACAAGTTACACAAGTTGCCCCTTACCGGACGTCAACTCCAAAAGGTGTGTGAATCGAAAGACGGGTTTGCCTTGAGACGGGTCCGGCGAGCAGTGGAAGAACTCAAGAGGCAAGGGCAACCTCTGACAGCGTGGCGCATCTGTCGTATAGCCGGTATGGGGACTGAGGTCACCGATGTCGTGCAACGGGAGATAGACCGCTTAATATTGAAGAGCACCTACGAATCATAA